The Buteo buteo chromosome 23, bButBut1.hap1.1, whole genome shotgun sequence genome contains the following window.
ggagaggctTGCTACTGCCTTGCACAGAAgacaggcaggagaaaagagggaaaaatgacTCAAAGCCAAAgtaagaggagagagaagacacatggaggggacacagctccCTGGTTGTAGCTTGCAGGGATGGTGGTGTTGCTGGGGTCCATGGAGAGCCATTGGGGCAGCAAAGGTTACTTCTTCCAGAGTACTCTGGGGTTATGCTTAAGGGTTTCCTGTCCCCTCTACCTACCTCTCTGGTAGTGTTGAGAGTTGGAGACTGACCCTTTGCTCTGTGGGGATGGTGGGTTCATCACCCTGTGGGTGCTGGCATTGCCATGGTATGCCTTTTCCTATCTCTTCCCATGTCTCAGCCCAGCTCACCTCTCCTTGGATTATAGAGGAGAAACAAAGGGCTTGAAAGCTGCCAgcttcagagctgcagaaatCTCATTGCCCTGGGCTCTCCTGGTTGTCACCAGCTTCACTCCCACCAGAGCATCCCTTTGCCCCAGTGCCCAGGTACCCCCCATGGGTCCATGAACGCAGGGGCCAGAGCACGATGTACTCCCAGCATCATCGACTGCTGCGCTCCAAGGAGCCAGAGGTCTCCATCAACAGCAGAGGACCTCCTGGgtagtttttattattttactttatttgcaTGAAGATAAACTGCGCCTTTGTCTGTACAATTTCTCCTTAAATACTTGGCAAcccttaaaaaaatgaaaaacaaaaacaaacaggcaaaaaaaaaaggaaaggaacacTGCAGGCTACAATATCAAAACAGTACGATGCTTGTGAATAAATAACCGCCTGCGACAGCTGGGGGACATGACTGTTCAGATTGCACAGGGCTGGTGAACCCAGCCCTCCCGGGTCCTCACTACCCCTTCTCCTAACAGCAGGAACAGTGGCCAGATGGGGACTGGGTTGGAGAAcccctctctgctctctccagCTCCTAGTTGCCCAGCTCAGCAGTGGTGGTGCTGgcatttttgttggttttgcagCAGAAGTACTGGTTCCAGATCTGCAGGAAGGCTGTCCGGAACTTCTTGATCCTGAAGGCATAGACGATGGGGTTCATGGCCGAGTTGCCATGGGTGAGGAAGATGGCGATATAAGTGAGGATGTGTGGTGTCTCGCAGGATGGGCAGAACAAGGTGATGCAGTTGAGGACGTGCAGAGGGAGCCAGCTGAGCGCAAAGAGGAAGAGGACCAGTGCTAATGACTTGGCGATCTTCAGCTCCTTCCCATAATACTTCTGGGGGTCATTGGAGCTGGAGGAGACCTTCTTGTTGAGTTGCTTGCGGATGAGATTGAAGACTTCCAGGTAGATGAGCAGCATCAGCAACAGAGGAGGCAGGACCCAAACGAAGAAGTTGAAGTACACCATATACTCCATGCTGATGACTGTCTCAAACTGACACTTGATGACAAACTCTGTGTGGCTGGCGTTGAGCTCCTGAGTCCTCCGCATCTTGTTGAGGTTGTTCCAGCCAAACATAGGGGTGAGTCCCACCAGAAAGGAGACGATCCAACAGCAAGCGATGGCCACTGCTGCCCGCCGGGGTGTCACCACGCTCTTATACCTGTGGAAGAGACAACAACCGCAGGAAAGAATTAAACACAAGAAGAATGCTCTGCCTGGGGGTTAAGACTGCTCCACATGGGATGGCAGTGCCCCTGCTGAGATGGCACAATGCTCCTCACTCCCTTCCTTGGCAATCGGTAACAGCTTGTCCCGATAGATATGTTAACAGACTGGTTTCTCTGCATGTGCCCTGGGGAACCTCACCCTGTCTCCCAccatctcccccagccccagggatggGCAGAGACCTCAGACATGATCCTGGAGCTCTGGGGCTTGATGCCAAGCCAGGAAATGCGTTAGCGACCTGGACTGTGCCCGTGTGGTCAATCCTCATATCTAGGGGGGTTTCATGTAGCTCTGGCAGCCCACCTTACACCTGAGCTCCCTACACCCAGAGCAGCAGGTCACTCTTTTCTCCCCCCATGCACCAGCCCTGCTGGCACCTTGTCCCAGACAATTCCCCGTTTGCCGGGGGAGGAAATCACCAGCAAAAGCATCCTCTGGGACCTACCAGGCTGGAGGAAGGATCCACCGGTGCTAATGGACCTCCTGGGAAAGCTTCTGGGCACAGCCTGTTTCATTTCCTAATGTGCTGGGCCAATCGACAAAACCCTCTTTCCTGATGGGCTGGTGCcaagggatggaggaggaggaggagagccgTGCTGcggctgggctctgctccctccctgatGCTACCAGAGAGCACACTGGGGCTGGGCTTGTCTCTCCAGAGCTCTCCAAGCGGGAAGTGGAGCCTGatagattgattttttttccccctggccCTCAAAGGAAATCTTCTCCTTGGAGGCGGAGAAGACTCGCAGCCCAAGTGTAATTGCTTTCCACCAGAGGGGATTGAACAAAGAAAGTTTTTCTGACTGTTTACTGGGTTTTTCAGTGATGCTGGTGTTAACCTGGCCATGGGGACCACATGGAGGTGGCTGGCAAACCTGGATCTCCATCCTGATGCTCAGATCTCCCTGCTGCATGCCTGCAACCTTTACCTGTGGTGGAAAAATGGAGCATTTTGGGGCTTTTTAACAAAGCTAAGAACCCAAACCCACTCTCCCTCCCCCTTGAAGGTCCCTTCTCAAGACCAATCTAAAGGGCAAGGTGTCAGGCTGGGAGCATAGAGGGGCACAGAGTGGAGGAGGAGACACTGGTCCCCATGAGTCCAGAGGGTCCAGAGCCACTGGTCACCAACAGCTTTCCTGAATGAACCCCCTCTGGTCTGGGAAAAGATTCCCAGC
Protein-coding sequences here:
- the ADORA1 gene encoding adenosine receptor A1 isoform X3, with product MAHPVSAFQAAYISIEVLIALVSVPGNILVIWAVKMNQALRDATFCFIVSLAVADVAVGALVIPLAIIINIGPQTEFYSCLMVACPVLILTESSILALLAIAVDRYLRVKIPVRYKSVVTPRRAAVAIACCWIVSFLVGLTPMFGWNNLNKMRRTQELNASHTEFVIKCQFETVISMEYMVYFNFFVWVLPPLLLMLLIYLEVFNLIRKQLNKKVSSSSNDPQKYYGKELKIAKSLALVLFLFALSWLPLHVLNCITLFCPSCETPHILTYIAIFLTHGNSAMNPIVYAFRIKKFRTAFLQIWNQYFCCKTNKNASTTTAELGN
- the ADORA1 gene encoding adenosine receptor A1 isoform X2, translating into MEVTEGPQREAGGDRSIMAHPVSAFQAAYISIEVLIALVSVPGNILVIWAVKMNQALRDATFCFIVSLAVADVAVGALVIPLAIIINIGPQTEFYSCLMVACPVLILTESSILALLAIAVDRYLRVKIPVRYKSVVTPRRAAVAIACCWIVSFLVGLTPMFGWNNLNKMRRTQELNASHTEFVIKCQFETVISMEYMVYFNFFVWVLPPLLLMLLIYLEVFNLIRKQLNKKVSSSSNDPQKYYGKELKIAKSLALVLFLFALSWLPLHVLNCITLFCPSCETPHILTYIAIFLTHGNSAMNPIVYAFRIKKFRTAFLQIWNQYFCCKTNKNASTTTAELGN
- the ADORA1 gene encoding adenosine receptor A1 isoform X1; translation: MPVADRLPVPLQVTEGPQREAGGDRSIMAHPVSAFQAAYISIEVLIALVSVPGNILVIWAVKMNQALRDATFCFIVSLAVADVAVGALVIPLAIIINIGPQTEFYSCLMVACPVLILTESSILALLAIAVDRYLRVKIPVRYKSVVTPRRAAVAIACCWIVSFLVGLTPMFGWNNLNKMRRTQELNASHTEFVIKCQFETVISMEYMVYFNFFVWVLPPLLLMLLIYLEVFNLIRKQLNKKVSSSSNDPQKYYGKELKIAKSLALVLFLFALSWLPLHVLNCITLFCPSCETPHILTYIAIFLTHGNSAMNPIVYAFRIKKFRTAFLQIWNQYFCCKTNKNASTTTAELGN